One window of Acropora palmata chromosome 1, jaAcrPala1.3, whole genome shotgun sequence genomic DNA carries:
- the LOC141880043 gene encoding uncharacterized protein LOC141880043 — protein MVVDKFPHSLCVKWKEYRREKELKHATLLDFEKWIEVQAEVHDDFGIRTSKPPLAPPDHKLKHCGGSAVYNAVTAPSGYSPRFNQSGQFTSSPCVMGDGKYHKLHSCPKFKELSVLERLAKVKEHGLCFRCFGRHWANKCRCSRRCGVNGCARLHNELLHRTMEENKSLSVPSSEEPPIQHSQPEPLVEGSHVMQATSNKSRVLLQVVPVTLYGPCSQLNVHALLDSGSTCSLIRGDLADQLNLDCPTTSLNLFGIQVTSHLKTKRVSFNIGPVNEDSTPYLVENALVAEKLNVPPASVNIANIQSQWKHLADIELQDVNRAEIKVILGSDVTEIIIPREVREGTRGSPFGIKTKLGWTVTGTLPRYSRDSESVCFIHVASPEEELNVLVKTWWRTESFGCKYDSDERRSKEDELILESLEKTTCKVDGRYQVGLIWKDLNTNLPDNRAVAERRLHLLEKRLESDPELNVKYGQTIDDDLQKGYIKKLSKQELSQANPRVWYLPHHPVLNPHKPGKVRRVSDAAAKYQGISLNDQLSSGPDLLNSLVGILMRFRQESIAMSADIEAMFNQVAVPEEDQSVLRFVSRRTPEDKVDKVDIC, from the coding sequence ATGGTTGTTGATAAATTTCCACATTCTCTTTGTGTCAAGTGGAAGGAGTACAGAAGAGAGAAAGAGCTGAAACATGCAACTCTTCTAGACTTTGAGAAGTGGATTGAAGTGCAAGCAGAAGTCCATGATGATTTTGGAATCCGGACAAGCAAGCCACCATTAGCTCCACCCGATCATAAGTTAAAACATTGTGGAGGTTCAGCAGTTTACAATGCAGTAACAGCCCCGTCTGGATATTCTCCGCGCTTCAACCAAAGTGGTCAGTTTACCTCGTCTCCGTGTGTGATGGGTGATGGAAAGTATCACAAACTACATAGCTGTCCCAAATTTAAGGAGTTGTCTGTTCTGGAAAGATTGGCCAAGGTGAAGGAACATGGACTGTGCTTTCGTTGCTTTGGAAGGCACTGGGCAAACAAATGCAGATGTTCAAGGCGGTGTGGTGTTAATGGATGTGCCAGACTACACAATGAGTTGCTTCATAGAACCATGGAAGAAAATAAGTCCCTAAGTGTCCCTTCTTCTGAGGAACCACCCATCCAACATAGTCAGCCTGAACCGTTGGTAGAAGGTTCACATGTGATGCAAGCTACATCTAATAAGTCTAGAGTCTTACTTCAAGTAGTTCCTGTAACTTTGTATGGGCCGTGTAGTCAGCTCAATGTTCACGCACTCCTTGATTCTGGCAGTACTTGTTCTCTTATTAGAGGAGATCTAGCAGACCAGTTAAATTTGGATTGTCCCACTACTTCCTTGAACTTGTTTGGTATTCAAGTCACTTCTCATCTTAAAACTAAGCGAGTTTCATTTAACATTGGTCCTGTTAACGAAGATTCAACTCCTTACCTGGTGGAAAATGCTTTGGTTGCAGAGAAATTGAATGTGCCTCCTGCGTCAGTCAATATAGCAAATATTCAGTCCCAGTGGAAACATTTAGCTGACATTGAGCTTCAAGATGTGAACAGAGCAGAGATCAAAGTCATCCTTGGAAGTGACGTTACAGAAATTATTATCCCAAGGGAGGTGCGTGAGGGAACTAGAGGTTCGCCATTTGGAATTAAGACTAAGCTTGGTTGGACTGTGACAGGAACACTCCCAAGATATTCTCGTGATTCAGAATCCGTATGTTTCATTCACGTGGCTTCACCTGAAGAAGAGCTGAATGTACTGGTGAAAACTTGGTGGAGGACAGAATCGTTTGGATGCAAGTATGATAGTGATGAACGGCGATCGAAAGAAGATGAGCTGATTTTGGAGTCCCTTGAGAAAACAACTTGTAAAGTTGATGGGAGATATCAAGTTGGGCTAATTTGGAAGGATTTAAATACCAATTTGCCGGACAACAGAGCCGTAGCAGAAAGACGTTTACACTTGCTGGAGAAGCGCCTTGAAAGTGACCCAGAGCTAAATGTCAAGTACGGACAAACCATAGATGATGATCTCCAAAAGGGATACATTAAGAAGCTGTCTAAACAGGAATTGTCACAGGCTAACCCTCGTGTATGGTATTTACCGCATCACCCGGTGCTAAATCCTCACAAACCTGGGAAAGTACGTCGAGTTAGCGATGCAGCAGCGAAATACCAAGGAATTTCCTTGAATGACCAACTTTCTTCAGGACCAGATCTTTTAAACTCATTAGTCGGTATACTAATGCGTTTTCGCCAAGAATCGATAGCTATGTCTGCCGACATTGAAGCCATGTTCAACCAAGTGGCGGTTCCTGAAGAAGACCAATCTGTGTTGCGTTTTGTCTCGAGAAGAACACCGGAGGACAAGGTGGACAAGGTGGACATATGTTAG
- the LOC141880115 gene encoding uncharacterized protein LOC141880115 produces the protein MDDLFKSVPSLLEACSLQAGLVNLLSLGGFRLTKWISNDKDLLTAIPAELRAQSVRTIGEEGILPTERALGVIWDVHKDAFLFKIKPKELADTRRKVISLTASIFDPIGFLARFIVRAKIFFQSLWKLRQGWDEKVPEEIQQEWSVWQKELQSLAEFSVPRFYRLVMVSPTSIQLHLFGDASEKAFCAVAYFRFEYPSGERQCAFVAAKTRVAPVKPLSIPRLELQAAVLSVRLACMIQKEHDYEVSSTYYWSDSSAFIGQIHGESKRHPAFTANRLSEILDTSEPQQWRHCPGKLNPADDGSRGLRADMITSNCRWLNGPAFLLLSEDEWPEDISKSKFAPDVIYEVPCETLMSVVDGLKLNPLFIDLSCYSSFVKVCRITAYVKRFIQNCRRRKEKIEMKIGPLEVQEIKKAN, from the coding sequence ATGGACGATTTATTTAAATCAGTCCCATCCCTATTGGAAGCATGCAGTCTTCAAGCTGGACTAGTGAACTTACTCTCATTAGGTGGATTCAGACTGACTAAGTGGATATCAAATGACAAAGATTTGCTTACTGCAATCCCTGCAGAACTGCGAGCACAGTCAGTGCGAACCATCGGAGAAGAGGGTATCTTACCTACTGAGAGAGCGCTGGGAGTGATTTGGGATGTCCACAAGGATGCCTTCTTATTCAAGATCAAGCCAAAGGAGTTGGCGGATACACGACGGAAAGTCATCAGCCTCACAGCATCAATATTTGACCCAATTGGCTTTTTAGCCCGATTTATTGTCCGggcaaagatattttttcaatCGCTGTGGAAACTTCGTCAAGGTTGGGACGAGAAGGTTCCGGAAGAAATCCAGCAAGAATGGTCTGTTTGGCAGAAGGAACTGCAGAGTCTAGCAGAATTTTCGGTACCGCGGTTCTATCGCCTGGTTATGGTTTCTCCCACCTCCATTCAGCTGCACTTGTTTGGTGACGCAAGTGAGAAAGCATTCTGCGCTGTCGCATACTTTCGGTTTGAGTATCCAAGTGGAGAGAGACAGTGCGCCTTTGTAGCTGCAAAAACCCGTGTGGCACCTGTGAAACCACTAAGTATTCCAAGACTGGAATTGCAAGCAGCGGTTCTGAGTGTGCGCTTAGCGTGTATGATCCAGAAAGAGCATGACTATGAGGTGTCCTCTACCTATTATTGGAGTGACAGCAGTGCTTTTATTGGTCAGATTCATGGAGAGTCAAAGCGACATCCTGCTTTCACCGCCAACAGGCTTTCGGAAATCCTTGATACTTCAGAGCCGCAGCAATGGCGTCACTGTCCTGGTAAACTTAATCCTGCAGATGATGGCAGTCGTGGTCTGAGAGCAGATATGATTACTTCAAACTGTCGCTGGCTAAATGGACCGGCATTTCTTCTACTGTCAGAAGATGAGTGGCCTGAAGATATTTCAAAGTCAAAGTTTGCACCTGACGTGATTTACGAAGTACCATGCGAAACCCTCATGTCCGTTGTGGATGGTTTGAAACTCAACCCTCTGTTTATCGACTTGTCTTGTTACTCGTCGTTTGTTAAAGTCTGCAGAATTACTGCTTATGTGAAGCGATTCATTCAGAATTGCAGgagaagaaaagagaaaatagaaATGAAGATTGGCCCATTGGAGGTTCAAGAAATTAAGAAAGCAAATTGA